One window of the Glycocaulis alkaliphilus genome contains the following:
- a CDS encoding carboxypeptidase-like regulatory domain-containing protein → MKTIPLRACLIALLSLALTACIIEREHVLAPDTQGLVVDAGTLTPVQGAQVRFEALTASPASMTDAQGRFSLDGRSETRRVMPVVGGVYRDASRVHASVSGYETGYASAAFINGLGPAQTEYPVIIMLVRQGAAEPDLAGLMADCLETPEQRHAVHIAARLAELDPQDLPAWLDMEAALGLEEHIRIVLRSSLLLDCEQTQAAHETLQGQLSAFRAMAGIEG, encoded by the coding sequence ATGAAGACGATCCCCCTACGCGCCTGCCTTATCGCCCTGCTATCACTCGCCCTGACGGCCTGCATCATTGAGCGCGAGCATGTGCTGGCGCCCGATACGCAAGGTCTGGTGGTGGATGCCGGTACGCTAACGCCAGTGCAGGGCGCGCAGGTGCGTTTTGAAGCCCTGACCGCAAGCCCGGCGTCGATGACGGATGCGCAGGGCCGGTTTTCTCTCGACGGGCGTAGCGAAACGCGCCGTGTCATGCCCGTCGTCGGAGGCGTCTATCGTGATGCATCCCGCGTGCATGCCAGCGTCAGCGGCTATGAGACCGGCTATGCCAGCGCGGCCTTCATCAACGGGCTGGGCCCGGCGCAGACCGAGTATCCCGTCATCATCATGCTGGTCCGGCAAGGCGCGGCCGAACCTGATCTGGCCGGCCTGATGGCGGACTGTCTTGAAACACCAGAGCAGCGCCACGCGGTGCATATAGCGGCCCGTCTTGCCGAGCTGGACCCGCAAGACCTTCCGGCATGGCTGGATATGGAGGCGGCGCTGGGACTGGAAGAGCATATCAGGATTGTCCTGCGTTCGAGCCTTCTTCTGGACTGCGAGCAGACACAGGCAGCGCACGAGACCTTGCAAGGCCAACTCTCCGCCTTTCGTGCCATGGCCGGTATTGAGGGTTAG
- a CDS encoding alpha/beta fold hydrolase, translating to MIRPFSLAALGLAAACAAQPATPAYEGFAPCADAGDYPTLADSLCRVESVPLRPPHEGDESTIELFVRLFPERDLHARRGAVWLIAGGPGETGASFYPFLDEFRSAFPGYDLVIPDHRGTGYSAKLCPDQESPQSADGIALAGEEWGPCIGQMFADPARAHGFTITNAAHDLSALIGRHREPGEVLVYAVSYGTQLALRMMQAAPVALDGLVLDGLVSPEGTPGADLSRRTEIVDAVGRDLLTDDELAAYARLLHEDSASASWAGSVPGGDLRRFMGALLNFPTLRERIPALIDTLGRGETGLLDNTAAELEGLLATLNAYPQSPPSLPLVMLISGSENNERRDLTADTVAAEAADALFTSPLPGLLVGIPAPLYERDAYFGGGPASLPRTLIIHGTHDPNTPYEGARAHVGMLAQAGEVSFTTVEGAAHFLPFVAPSCFVQAVSAFVAGEQAPETCRP from the coding sequence ATGATTCGACCCTTCAGCCTGGCAGCCCTTGGCCTTGCCGCTGCCTGTGCAGCCCAGCCTGCCACTCCGGCCTATGAGGGGTTTGCGCCCTGCGCGGATGCCGGTGACTATCCCACGCTCGCTGACAGCCTGTGCCGGGTGGAGAGCGTGCCGCTGCGCCCGCCGCACGAAGGTGATGAGAGCACGATAGAGCTCTTCGTCCGCCTCTTCCCCGAAAGGGATCTGCACGCGCGGCGCGGCGCAGTCTGGCTGATCGCGGGGGGTCCGGGAGAGACCGGTGCGTCCTTCTATCCCTTCCTCGACGAGTTCCGCAGCGCCTTCCCCGGCTATGATCTGGTGATCCCGGATCATCGCGGGACGGGCTATTCTGCCAAGCTCTGCCCGGATCAGGAATCGCCGCAAAGCGCCGATGGTATCGCGCTCGCCGGAGAGGAATGGGGTCCGTGCATTGGTCAGATGTTTGCCGATCCCGCTCGCGCTCACGGCTTCACCATCACCAATGCCGCCCATGATCTGTCGGCACTGATCGGCCGCCACAGGGAGCCGGGCGAGGTCCTCGTCTATGCGGTGTCCTACGGAACCCAGCTTGCCTTGCGGATGATGCAGGCCGCCCCGGTGGCGCTCGACGGGCTGGTGCTGGATGGTCTTGTCTCCCCCGAAGGCACGCCCGGCGCTGATCTGTCCCGGCGGACAGAAATTGTCGATGCGGTGGGCCGCGATCTGCTGACAGATGACGAACTGGCGGCCTATGCCCGGCTCCTGCACGAAGACTCCGCATCGGCCAGCTGGGCCGGGAGCGTGCCGGGCGGTGATCTGCGCCGCTTCATGGGCGCTTTGCTGAACTTCCCGACGCTGCGGGAGCGCATTCCGGCGCTGATCGACACGCTGGGGCGCGGCGAGACCGGGCTTCTGGACAACACGGCCGCAGAACTGGAAGGGCTGCTGGCCACACTGAACGCCTATCCCCAGTCGCCGCCATCCTTGCCGCTGGTCATGCTGATAAGCGGCTCTGAGAACAATGAGCGCCGGGACCTGACAGCTGACACGGTGGCGGCAGAGGCGGCAGATGCCCTGTTTACCAGCCCGCTTCCCGGCCTGCTGGTCGGCATACCCGCGCCGTTATATGAGCGCGACGCATACTTTGGCGGCGGGCCAGCCAGCCTGCCGCGCACCCTCATCATCCACGGCACGCATGACCCAAATACGCCGTATGAGGGCGCCCGCGCGCACGTTGGCATGCTGGCGCAGGCCGGTGAGGTAAGCTTCACCACCGTCGAGGGTGCGGCCCATTTCCTGCCCTTCGTTGCGCCCTCCTGCTTTGTCCAGGCGGTTTCGGCTTTCGTGGCAGGAGAACAGGCGCCGGAGACATGCCGTCCCTGA
- a CDS encoding alpha-ketoglutarate-dependent dioxygenase AlkB has translation MDAGRVTGPDGFVLLPGYFDRAAQESLLAGVLGGIGAAPLYRPSMPRNGQPLSVQMSNFGPLGWVADQAGYRYEPEHPVTGAPWPSMPPALLELWAAVSGWHQPPQACLITVYGPDSRLGLHVDADEDARDAPVVSVSLGDRARFRLGGPLRNSPSRSLVLSSGDVVVLGGASRRFFHGVDRIYPGTSTLLPAPFHPGRINLTLRRVR, from the coding sequence ATGGACGCTGGCCGGGTCACCGGACCGGACGGGTTTGTCCTCCTGCCGGGCTATTTCGACAGGGCCGCACAGGAAAGCCTGCTGGCCGGTGTGCTGGGCGGTATCGGCGCTGCGCCGCTTTACCGGCCTTCCATGCCGCGCAACGGCCAGCCCTTAAGTGTGCAGATGAGCAATTTCGGCCCTCTGGGCTGGGTGGCGGACCAGGCGGGCTATCGTTATGAACCTGAGCATCCCGTCACCGGCGCGCCCTGGCCGTCCATGCCGCCAGCGCTTCTGGAACTGTGGGCAGCGGTGTCGGGCTGGCATCAGCCCCCGCAGGCCTGCCTGATAACCGTTTACGGACCCGATTCACGCCTTGGCCTGCATGTGGACGCCGACGAGGACGCGCGCGACGCACCCGTCGTGTCTGTAAGTCTCGGCGACCGGGCGCGCTTCCGGCTGGGCGGACCATTGCGCAACAGCCCCAGCCGTTCGCTGGTCCTGTCCTCAGGCGATGTTGTCGTGCTCGGCGGCGCCTCGCGGCGCTTTTTCCATGGCGTAGACCGGATTTATCCCGGCACATCCACCCTGCTGCCTGCTCCCTTCCATCCCGGCCGGATCAACCTGACACTGAGGCGGGTGCGCTGA
- a CDS encoding bifunctional helix-turn-helix domain-containing protein/methylated-DNA--[protein]-cysteine S-methyltransferase: MTDLASPSETVPALALRASDYPRINAALDFIGAHWEEQPSLERIAQAAGLSPHHFQRVFTRWTGASPKRMIAALTHASARRLMREGASVLEAALETGLSGPSRLHDVFIAEEAVTPGNARSAGIGLEFAIGHAPTPFGTGVFLIAPRGLSALAFADAGREAEAEADLRSRFPAADFTVDHTAADHYAQAIFGGGGIRPVPLVLYGTPWRRQVWRALLAIPPGETTSYGEIARDVRTMKASRAVGAAVGANPVSWLIPCHRVLASDGRLNGYHWGLERKRAMLAYEAATR, translated from the coding sequence ATGACCGATCTTGCCAGCCCTTCAGAAACCGTGCCCGCCCTTGCCCTGCGCGCGAGCGATTATCCGCGCATCAATGCCGCGCTGGATTTCATCGGCGCCCACTGGGAGGAACAGCCCTCGCTGGAACGCATTGCGCAGGCTGCGGGGCTTTCCCCGCACCATTTCCAGCGCGTCTTCACCCGCTGGACCGGGGCGAGCCCGAAACGCATGATCGCCGCCCTTACCCATGCCAGCGCCCGCCGCCTGATGCGTGAAGGGGCAAGCGTGCTGGAAGCCGCGCTGGAAACCGGCCTTTCCGGGCCGTCGCGCCTGCATGATGTCTTCATCGCGGAAGAAGCCGTCACGCCCGGCAATGCCCGCAGCGCTGGTATCGGACTGGAATTTGCCATTGGCCATGCCCCGACGCCCTTTGGCACTGGCGTGTTTCTCATTGCTCCGCGAGGCCTCTCTGCGCTCGCCTTTGCCGATGCGGGCCGCGAGGCGGAGGCTGAAGCCGATCTGAGATCGCGCTTTCCAGCGGCGGATTTCACGGTCGATCACACGGCCGCCGATCATTATGCGCAAGCGATCTTCGGTGGGGGCGGCATACGGCCTGTCCCGCTCGTCCTCTACGGCACGCCCTGGCGGCGGCAGGTCTGGCGCGCCCTTCTGGCCATCCCGCCCGGCGAAACCACTTCCTACGGTGAGATTGCCCGCGATGTCCGCACCATGAAGGCGAGCCGAGCGGTGGGCGCAGCCGTCGGCGCCAACCCGGTCAGCTGGCTCATTCCCTGTCACCGCGTGCTGGCGAGCGACGGACGGCTCAATGGCTACCATTGGGGGCTGGAGCGTAAGCGCGCCATGCTCGCCTACGAGGCCGCAACGCGCTAG
- a CDS encoding hydroxymethylglutaryl-CoA reductase has translation MTDRRNDTRAPVPRDKTNDHTHDAARMRRAFLTERTGLPLDHVGSYSFDPGVTAGNIENFIGVAQVPVGLAGPLRINGEHVDEDVYVPLATTEGTLVASYNRGMRILTEAGGVKTTIHERYMQRAPVFHFSDARGARSFAQWIDGSFEGIRAAAETTSSVAKLSHIERYSVGPMLHLRFNYETGDAAGQNMSGKATLAACEWIAANYPGGARYTLSGAMDTDKKHSQLNVLHSRGARVIAEARIPDRVLRERAGVAAADLFRARLNSFAGSVMAGSANNGMHAANGLAALFIACGQDAANIAESHTAMTFVRLEDDGETYYWSITLPALIVATFGGGTQLPTQGECLDILGCRGKGKVGRFIEICAATVLAGEISLASAVVAGDWVESHDRLGRNR, from the coding sequence ATGACTGACCGCCGCAACGACACCCGCGCGCCCGTGCCGCGCGATAAAACGAACGATCACACGCATGATGCTGCCCGTATGCGCCGGGCGTTTCTGACCGAGCGTACCGGCCTGCCGCTGGACCATGTCGGGTCATACTCGTTTGACCCCGGTGTGACCGCCGGGAATATCGAGAATTTCATCGGTGTGGCGCAAGTTCCGGTAGGGCTGGCCGGACCCTTGCGTATCAATGGCGAGCACGTAGACGAGGATGTCTATGTGCCGCTGGCCACGACCGAGGGCACGCTGGTCGCCAGCTATAACCGGGGGATGCGCATCCTGACCGAAGCTGGCGGGGTGAAAACCACCATCCATGAGCGCTACATGCAGCGCGCGCCGGTTTTCCATTTCAGCGATGCCCGCGGCGCACGATCGTTCGCGCAGTGGATTGACGGGAGTTTCGAAGGTATCCGCGCCGCCGCCGAAACCACGTCGTCGGTGGCCAAACTCTCCCATATCGAGCGCTATTCGGTGGGGCCGATGCTCCATTTGCGCTTCAACTATGAGACAGGCGACGCGGCAGGCCAGAATATGAGCGGAAAGGCCACGCTGGCGGCGTGCGAATGGATAGCGGCCAACTATCCGGGCGGCGCGCGCTATACTCTTTCGGGCGCGATGGATACCGACAAGAAGCACTCCCAGCTCAACGTTCTGCATTCGCGCGGGGCGCGGGTGATAGCGGAGGCGCGCATCCCGGACCGGGTATTGCGAGAGCGGGCGGGCGTGGCCGCAGCCGATCTTTTCCGTGCGCGGCTCAACTCCTTTGCCGGCTCGGTGATGGCCGGCAGCGCCAATAACGGCATGCACGCCGCCAATGGGCTCGCGGCCCTCTTCATCGCCTGCGGGCAAGATGCGGCCAATATCGCCGAGTCCCATACCGCGATGACCTTTGTGCGTCTGGAGGATGACGGGGAAACCTATTACTGGTCGATCACGCTGCCTGCCCTGATCGTCGCGACATTTGGCGGGGGCACGCAGCTGCCCACACAAGGCGAGTGCCTGGATATTCTGGGCTGCCGGGGCAAGGGCAAGGTCGGGCGCTTTATCGAGATATGCGCGGCCACCGTGCTGGCGGGGGAAATATCGCTGGCGAGCGCGGTCGTGGCGGGGGACTGGGTGGAGAGCCACGACCGGCTCGGCCGCAATCGCTGA
- the hrcA gene encoding heat-inducible transcriptional repressor HrcA yields MTEPISPLTSSLADLDARSRDIFRELVEAYLDTGEPVGSRTLSKRGGLNLSPASIRNTMADLAGAGLLSAPHTSAGRMPTHAGLRLFVDGLLQIGEIAEEERREIDARVGSAGKRPEDVLAEASSLLSGLAGGAGLVASQKQDVPLRHVEFVPLSPVEILAVLVSESGAVENRLMTAPAGLPPAALVEAGNYLSSRLRGRTLAEALKAIQSEIAEKRAQLDETAASLVEAGLADWSGAENRSLIVRGQAKLLESVEASEDLERIRLLFDDIERKEDLLALLDEARGAQGVRLFIGSENPLFSLSGSSVIVAPYRNRDQRILGALGVIGPTRLNYARVIPLVDYTAQLVGRLLDGRS; encoded by the coding sequence ATGACAGAGCCAATTTCGCCCCTTACCTCCTCCCTGGCTGATCTGGATGCGCGCTCGCGGGATATTTTCCGCGAGCTTGTCGAGGCGTATCTGGATACAGGCGAGCCGGTGGGTTCGCGCACCCTGTCAAAACGCGGCGGGCTGAACCTGTCGCCTGCCTCGATCCGTAACACCATGGCTGATCTGGCTGGTGCAGGGCTTCTGTCGGCGCCGCACACGTCTGCCGGGCGCATGCCGACCCATGCAGGGCTGCGCCTGTTTGTGGATGGCCTGTTGCAGATTGGCGAGATCGCAGAGGAGGAGCGCCGCGAGATCGATGCCCGCGTCGGCTCGGCAGGAAAACGCCCCGAAGATGTGCTGGCCGAAGCCTCATCGCTCCTGTCCGGCCTCGCCGGCGGGGCCGGGCTGGTCGCGTCGCAAAAGCAGGACGTGCCGCTGCGCCATGTGGAATTTGTGCCGCTCTCGCCTGTCGAGATACTTGCCGTGCTGGTCTCGGAATCCGGTGCCGTGGAGAACCGGCTGATGACCGCGCCTGCCGGCTTGCCGCCTGCTGCGCTGGTGGAGGCCGGCAACTACCTGTCCTCCCGGCTCAGGGGCCGCACACTGGCCGAGGCCCTGAAGGCTATCCAGAGCGAGATCGCCGAAAAGCGCGCCCAGCTGGACGAGACCGCGGCCAGCCTGGTCGAGGCGGGGCTTGCGGACTGGAGCGGGGCGGAGAACCGCTCGCTCATCGTGCGCGGTCAGGCAAAGCTGCTGGAATCGGTCGAGGCCAGCGAGGATCTGGAACGCATCCGCCTGCTCTTTGACGATATTGAGCGCAAGGAAGACCTTCTGGCCCTGCTGGACGAAGCGCGCGGCGCGCAAGGGGTCCGCCTCTTTATAGGTTCGGAGAACCCGCTCTTCTCGCTCTCCGGCTCCAGCGTGATCGTTGCGCCCTACCGCAATCGCGATCAGCGTATCCTGGGAGCGCTGGGGGTCATTGGTCCGACGCGCCTGAACTATGCGCGCGTCATCCCGCTGGTTGATTATACAGCCCAGCTTGTGGGGCGCCTCCTCGACGGGCGCAGCTAG
- the rph gene encoding ribonuclease PH, whose translation MRPDNRPADALRAVHFELDAAPYAEGSCLAVFGNTRVLCAASVEETTPPWLRGRGQGWVTAEYAMLPRATHQRTRREVTSGKPSGRTQEIQRLIGRSLRAVVDLKALGERQIIIDCDVLQADGGTRTAAITGAWIALKSACLYLMEEGLLKADPVTGQVAAVSAGIIKGEARLDLEYEEDSTADADANFVLTANGGVVEIQATAETDPMKPEEFDALFALARKGIGELAVLQNEALKARR comes from the coding sequence ATGCGCCCTGATAACCGCCCCGCCGACGCCCTGCGCGCGGTCCATTTCGAGCTGGACGCCGCGCCCTATGCGGAAGGTTCCTGCCTCGCCGTGTTCGGCAATACGCGGGTTCTGTGCGCCGCGAGCGTGGAGGAAACCACTCCGCCCTGGCTGCGCGGACGCGGACAGGGCTGGGTGACGGCGGAATACGCCATGCTGCCGCGCGCCACCCATCAACGCACGCGCCGCGAAGTGACCAGTGGCAAGCCGTCCGGGCGCACGCAGGAAATCCAGCGCCTGATCGGGCGTTCCTTGCGCGCGGTGGTGGATCTCAAAGCGCTGGGCGAACGCCAGATCATCATTGACTGTGATGTGCTTCAAGCCGATGGCGGCACGCGCACCGCCGCCATTACCGGCGCATGGATCGCCCTGAAATCGGCCTGTCTCTATCTGATGGAAGAAGGCCTTTTGAAAGCAGACCCCGTTACCGGGCAGGTGGCGGCGGTGTCGGCCGGGATCATCAAGGGCGAGGCGCGCCTTGATCTGGAATACGAGGAGGACAGCACAGCCGACGCGGACGCCAATTTCGTGCTTACCGCCAATGGCGGGGTTGTCGAAATTCAGGCGACGGCTGAAACTGATCCCATGAAGCCGGAGGAGTTCGACGCGCTCTTTGCGCTGGCGCGCAAGGGCATTGGCGAGCTTGCCGTGCTACAGAACGAGGCCCTGAAAGCCCGGCGCTAG
- a CDS encoding YMGG-like glycine zipper-containing protein — MRKLMIIALAAPAVVMAGCATNNTMTHAAGGAAAGGLAGAVIGNNTGSGNARQGAIIGAVVGGAAGAYAGCREDGGCRWNQNNQNHSQLYYDQRAGRYYYIDQRSGVTYWQNGEYRG, encoded by the coding sequence ATGCGGAAGCTCATGATTATTGCCCTGGCTGCGCCTGCCGTAGTGATGGCAGGCTGCGCCACCAACAACACGATGACCCACGCAGCAGGCGGCGCTGCGGCTGGCGGCCTTGCCGGCGCGGTTATCGGTAACAATACCGGCAGCGGCAATGCCCGCCAGGGCGCCATTATCGGCGCTGTGGTTGGCGGTGCAGCCGGCGCTTATGCAGGTTGCCGTGAAGATGGCGGCTGCCGCTGGAACCAGAACAACCAGAACCATTCCCAGCTTTATTATGACCAACGTGCGGGCCGGTACTATTATATCGACCAGCGCAGCGGCGTAACCTACTGGCAGAACGGCGAATATCGCGGCTAG
- a CDS encoding VOC family protein, translating to MRYLHTMVRVSDVDASLRFYCEGLGLKEVRRMDSEKGRFTLIFLCSPDDIAAAGGVPESGPLPAGLPCIELTHNWDPETYSGGRNFGHLAYRVKDIYALCARLQGMGYTINRPPRDGHMAFVRSPDNISVELLQEGESLPAKEPWASMENTGSW from the coding sequence ATGCGATACCTCCACACCATGGTGCGCGTCAGCGATGTGGACGCGAGCCTGCGCTTTTACTGCGAGGGGCTGGGCTTGAAGGAAGTCCGCCGCATGGATAGCGAGAAGGGCCGGTTTACCCTGATCTTCCTGTGCTCGCCCGATGATATTGCCGCGGCTGGCGGGGTGCCGGAGAGCGGTCCGCTGCCTGCGGGTCTGCCTTGCATCGAGCTTACCCATAACTGGGATCCGGAAACCTATTCAGGCGGGCGCAATTTCGGCCATCTCGCCTACCGGGTGAAGGACATCTATGCGCTGTGCGCGCGCCTGCAGGGTATGGGCTATACGATCAACCGCCCGCCGCGCGACGGCCATATGGCTTTCGTGCGCTCACCGGATAATATCTCGGTCGAACTCCTGCAGGAGGGCGAAAGCCTGCCTGCCAAAGAGCCCTGGGCCAGCATGGAAAACACCGGAAGCTGGTAA
- a CDS encoding glycine zipper domain-containing protein: MTRKILIATVLSVPLLATACATTPAVRGGATGAAVGGVGGAVIGNQVGSPRTGAAIGAIGGAAVGAAIACNQQGGCQHNPNSGRHSQLYYDQHNDRYWYTDLQTGNTYWQNGEPRTRAPGR; the protein is encoded by the coding sequence ATGACCCGCAAAATTCTTATCGCCACAGTGTTGAGCGTGCCGCTCCTGGCCACAGCCTGTGCCACCACACCGGCTGTTCGCGGCGGCGCCACGGGCGCGGCCGTGGGCGGTGTTGGCGGCGCCGTCATCGGCAATCAGGTGGGCAGCCCGCGCACGGGCGCAGCGATTGGCGCCATTGGCGGCGCTGCAGTCGGCGCCGCCATTGCCTGCAACCAGCAGGGCGGATGCCAGCACAACCCGAATAGCGGACGCCACTCGCAGCTCTATTACGACCAGCACAATGACCGCTACTGGTACACCGATCTCCAGACCGGCAATACCTATTGGCAGAATGGCGAGCCCCGCACGCGCGCGCCCGGCCGTTAG
- a CDS encoding DUF2244 domain-containing protein, giving the protein MKRRTAIENWPIEAHGRPLRLDHLDAREDVLLDAHVRPNRSLGSPAFIALMVAIAVISFTAGLAFLLAGAWPVLGFFGLDVLIVWLAFRLNYRDGRRLERIHITPDAIHVMRRWPTGYETLYRLPSAWTRLVVDHEDDPDVQPRLTAMGKHVLVGSVLSPRERRELAGAIGEALAKARTSPVALAQETGGAA; this is encoded by the coding sequence ATGAAACGCCGCACGGCAATAGAGAACTGGCCGATCGAGGCCCATGGCCGTCCGCTGCGTCTGGACCATCTGGACGCGCGCGAGGACGTGCTTCTGGACGCCCACGTGCGGCCCAACCGTTCGCTCGGCAGCCCCGCTTTCATCGCGCTGATGGTGGCCATCGCCGTTATCAGCTTTACCGCAGGTCTGGCCTTTCTGCTGGCCGGGGCATGGCCGGTGCTGGGCTTTTTCGGGCTGGACGTGCTGATCGTCTGGCTCGCCTTCCGGCTCAATTATCGCGACGGGCGGCGTCTGGAGCGTATCCATATCACGCCAGATGCCATCCATGTCATGCGCCGCTGGCCGACAGGCTATGAGACGCTCTACCGCCTGCCCTCTGCCTGGACCCGGCTTGTCGTGGACCATGAGGACGATCCGGACGTGCAGCCGCGCCTGACCGCCATGGGCAAGCACGTGCTGGTCGGCTCGGTCCTCTCGCCGCGTGAACGGCGTGAGCTTGCGGGCGCGATTGGCGAAGCGCTTGCAAAGGCGCGCACCAGCCCGGTGGCTCTGGCGCAAGAAACGGGTGGCGCTGCTTAA
- the grpE gene encoding nucleotide exchange factor GrpE, which translates to MSDDSKNTPAEDAAGIRPEEGVDTAADAGGESGEDGLDALQDQVNDLRDRLLRAVADADNTRKRAAREVKETREYAVTGFARDMLDIADNLERALGLLGEDVRASLPENVKPLVEGVEMTQRRLMSTLERHGVKRVAPEPGDPLDPNLHQAAAQIPADQPKGRIAHVMQPGYVIGERTLRAAMVVVSAGPAEGAAPAGAKPASEPQTPGHKPGSGLDVEA; encoded by the coding sequence ATGAGTGATGACAGCAAGAACACCCCGGCCGAAGACGCCGCCGGCATCCGGCCTGAAGAGGGTGTGGACACCGCTGCAGACGCAGGCGGAGAGTCTGGCGAAGACGGGCTGGACGCTCTGCAGGATCAGGTAAACGATCTGCGCGACCGGCTTCTGCGCGCCGTTGCGGATGCGGACAATACCCGCAAGCGTGCCGCCCGCGAGGTCAAGGAAACCCGTGAATACGCCGTCACCGGCTTTGCGCGCGACATGCTCGATATTGCTGACAATCTGGAGCGGGCTCTGGGGCTTCTTGGCGAGGATGTGCGCGCCAGCCTGCCGGAAAACGTCAAACCGCTGGTTGAAGGTGTGGAAATGACCCAGCGCCGCCTGATGAGCACGCTGGAACGTCATGGTGTGAAGCGTGTTGCGCCGGAACCTGGCGATCCGCTCGATCCAAACCTCCATCAGGCTGCCGCGCAGATACCGGCGGACCAGCCCAAGGGCCGCATCGCCCATGTGATGCAGCCTGGCTATGTGATTGGCGAACGCACCTTGCGCGCCGCGATGGTGGTGGTATCGGCCGGTCCGGCAGAGGGCGCGGCGCCTGCCGGTGCCAAACCGGCGTCAGAGCCGCAAACACCCGGTCACAAGCCCGGAAGCGGGCTCGACGTCGAGGCCTAG